A stretch of [Clostridium] scindens DNA encodes these proteins:
- a CDS encoding ATP-grasp domain-containing protein, whose protein sequence is MKDVLVTAIGSFSADIVIKNLHKQGYKITGCDIYPKEWIADASQVDNFYQAPYVDDTEKYLSFIQRVCIKEDIKYIIPLTDVEVDVLNHHREWFEERTICLCMSPKETLDICRNKKALQSFVCGKFGINTIPSKLLKDFQGLPNEFPVVCKPFDGRSSQGLKYINNISEWNAYITEADKKRIIVQPYIKGHIVTVDVVRQPSEKDTVAIARKELLRTLNGAGTSVYVFSEQKLENQCINLANALNIAGCVNFEFIVDSRNDYYLLECNPRFSGGVEFSCIAGYDCVKNHMHCFCGERIDAAPQINNQYIARKYEEFVTYIE, encoded by the coding sequence ATGAAAGACGTTTTGGTAACTGCTATTGGTTCTTTTTCGGCAGATATAGTAATTAAAAATCTGCATAAACAAGGATATAAGATTACAGGTTGTGATATTTATCCAAAAGAATGGATCGCTGATGCGAGTCAGGTGGATAATTTTTATCAGGCACCTTATGTGGATGATACAGAAAAATATTTATCTTTTATTCAAAGAGTCTGTATTAAGGAAGACATTAAATATATTATTCCTCTGACAGATGTTGAGGTAGATGTGCTTAATCACCATAGAGAGTGGTTTGAAGAGAGAACTATATGTTTGTGTATGTCACCAAAAGAGACATTAGATATATGTAGAAATAAAAAGGCACTACAATCCTTTGTCTGTGGTAAATTTGGAATTAATACAATTCCTTCCAAGTTGCTTAAAGATTTTCAGGGACTACCCAATGAATTCCCTGTTGTATGTAAACCATTTGATGGACGCAGTAGCCAGGGATTAAAATATATAAATAATATTTCTGAATGGAATGCTTATATTACTGAAGCAGATAAGAAGCGAATAATAGTTCAACCTTATATTAAAGGTCATATAGTAACGGTTGACGTTGTGCGTCAACCTTCTGAAAAGGATACAGTTGCGATAGCGCGAAAAGAACTATTAAGGACGCTGAATGGTGCGGGCACATCCGTTTATGTATTTTCAGAACAGAAACTGGAAAATCAGTGTATAAATTTAGCCAATGCCTTAAATATTGCTGGATGTGTAAATTTTGAATTTATCGTAGATAGTCGAAATGATTACTATTTATTAGAATGTAATCCGCGTTTTTCGGGAGGGGTAGAGTTTTCGTGTATTGCTGGCTATGATTGTGTAAAAAATCATATGCACTGTTTTTGCGGCGAAAGAATTGATGCGGCGCCTCAAATTAATAATCAATATATTGCA
- a CDS encoding pyridoxal-phosphate dependent enzyme — translation MGIEFDYIFYATGTGMTQAGLIAGRSIKGGTEKIVGISVARPSLDERKVIRKYIDAYFQNISVDLISESEINVIDDYLFGGYGIYGKEIIEIIRDVYKINGIALDPTYTGKAFYGMIDFLQKQKLRPLNVLFIHTGGLPLFFDNIDKIV, via the coding sequence ATGGGAATAGAATTTGATTATATCTTCTATGCAACAGGGACAGGAATGACTCAGGCAGGATTGATTGCTGGCAGATCAATTAAAGGTGGCACAGAGAAAATAGTAGGAATTTCAGTAGCAAGGCCATCGCTTGATGAACGTAAGGTTATTAGAAAGTACATAGATGCTTATTTCCAAAATATTTCTGTTGACTTAATTAGTGAATCTGAAATAAATGTCATTGATGATTACTTATTTGGCGGATATGGGATTTATGGCAAGGAAATTATTGAGATAATAAGAGACGTATATAAAATTAATGGTATTGCTTTGGATCCAACATATACAGGGAAAGCTTTTTACGGAATGATTGATTTCTTGCAGAAGCAAAAACTTCGGCCGTTAAATGTGCTTTTTATTCATACGGGTGGATTACCATTATTTTTCGATAATATTGACAAAATAGTGTGA
- a CDS encoding GNAT family N-acetyltransferase encodes MNIKIVACTKLDINEIISFLKAMDKEFPTPLSERVDLDKYTVKLCGKGSVICALYQNKIVGLLGGYCNNHETKKGYISVLIIDRAFRGNKISKHLLEDFIQKCKASGMKQIEVHTYKTNIEAIGLYEKFGFEKRKVSDEGYIYYIKTVR; translated from the coding sequence ATGAATATTAAAATTGTTGCTTGTACAAAACTAGATATTAATGAAATCATTTCTTTTTTAAAGGCTATGGACAAGGAATTTCCGACTCCATTATCGGAAAGAGTTGATCTTGACAAATATACTGTTAAACTTTGTGGGAAGGGAAGTGTAATTTGTGCCTTATATCAAAATAAGATTGTGGGGCTGTTAGGTGGATATTGTAATAACCATGAGACAAAAAAAGGGTATATTTCAGTTCTTATCATTGATAGGGCCTTTAGAGGAAATAAAATTAGCAAACATTTACTGGAAGATTTTATTCAAAAATGTAAAGCAAGTGGAATGAAGCAAATAGAAGTGCATACTTATAAAACTAATATAGAGGCAATAGGTTTATATGAAAAATTTGGATTTGAGAAACGAAAAGTTTCGGACGAAGGTTACATTTATTATATAAAAACTGTGAGGTAA